A DNA window from Mus caroli chromosome 8, CAROLI_EIJ_v1.1, whole genome shotgun sequence contains the following coding sequences:
- the Tex45 gene encoding testis-expressed protein 45 isoform X2 has product MPVCPLSLEFLKASHFSLGPDPRLHDGTMQGTSHRDFPAYSAVTLVQPPSSPPQQGTIFQREAQWASQKHVSEMRRAFSPPPTLQSQDELQERAIEHSQAMQISNLHLHADMRPVLNLSIARADYGWPELPPSARLDIRSARLLFDRDSMPSGDRKQLRMPLTSYQAHYPPYDAITPRPCVPCSHLGVPNTLKWNYKGQKDTSYKKQFQALPSPPALMCKRASSSVNLGDSKVGYSPLCSLVKQTYTPQGLSPYRYDKVQAAAHIHQVNAGPGDRLFHDRTTMNDYFYSKEPEPFVLHHDKTPKSNILKGNWCPGPGSLHTSSKFFYATSCDTAS; this is encoded by the exons ATGCCTGTGTGCCCGTTGTCCCTGGAGTTCCTCAAGGCCTCACACTTTTCTTTGGGTCCTGATCCGCGGCTGCATGATGGCACTATGCAGGGCACATCGCACAGGGACTTCCCAGCCTATTCCGCTGTCACCTTGGTCCAGCCCCCCTCGTCACCACCACAGCAAGGCACAATCTTCCAAAGGGAAGCGCAGTGGGCTTCCCAGAAGCATGTATCGGAGATGCGCCGTGCGTTCTCACCACCACCCACGTTACAGTCGCAAGATGAGCTACAGGAGCGGGCAATTGAGCACTCGCAAGCCATGCAGATAAGCAATCTGCACTTGCACGCAGATATGCGTCCTGTTCTCAACTTGTCCATTGCACGTGCTGACTATGGCTGGCCAGAGCTACCACCAAGCGCCCGCCTGGACATCCGAAGTGCACGCCTCCTCTTTGAcagggattcgatgccctctggGGACAGGAAGCAGCTGCGCATGCCGCTCACCTCATACCAGGCACACTATCCGCCCTATGATGCCATCACCCCTCGGCCCTGTGTGCCCTGCAGCCATCTAG GGGTTCCTAACACCCTGAAGTGGaactacaagggacagaaagacaCCTCCTACAAGAAGCAGTTCCAAGCTCTCCCAAGCCCACCAGCCTTGATGTGTAAGAGG GCCTCCTCCAGTGTAAACCTAGGAGACAGCAAGGTTGGCTATAGTCCCCTGTGTTCCCTCGTGAAGCAGACCTACACACCTCAGGGGCTGTCCCCATACAG GTATGACAAGGTCCAGGCTGCAGCCCACATCCACCAGGTGAACGCTGGTCCTGGAGACCGCCTATTCCATGACAGAACTACCATGAATGACTACTTCTACTCCAAGGAGCCAG AGCCTTTTGTTCTTCACCATGATAAGACTCCGAAGTCAAACATCCTGAAAGGAAACTGGTGCCCTGGCCCTGGCAGCCTCCATACCTCCTCAAAGTTCTTCTACG CCACCTCCTGCGACACAGCCTCCTAG